A region of Acidimicrobiales bacterium DNA encodes the following proteins:
- a CDS encoding ATP-binding cassette domain-containing protein has protein sequence MKADGSADGPANGTRNGRGDNGATGPALACDVTVGYDGVAVARDLSVTVGHGEILAVLGPNGAGKTTLLLTLSGLLPPISGQIEVDGSRVRAGSARRMNQLGVVLVPDNRALFTQLTTLENLRVAKRASPRRGRTVDDVLDLFPVLRKRANLKAGMLSGGEQQMLALGRALVQAPRVLLVDEMSMGLAPVIVEGLMPLVRTIADTTGAAVVLVEQHAQLALEVADQALVLVHGEVSLRAPAAQLLQDRDRLEQAYLGAG, from the coding sequence GTGAAGGCCGACGGCTCGGCCGATGGGCCCGCGAACGGCACAAGGAACGGCCGTGGGGACAACGGCGCGACGGGTCCGGCGCTCGCGTGCGACGTCACGGTCGGCTACGACGGCGTGGCGGTGGCCCGCGACCTCTCGGTGACGGTCGGCCACGGCGAGATCCTGGCGGTGCTGGGACCCAACGGCGCCGGCAAGACCACGTTGTTGCTGACGCTGTCGGGATTGCTGCCTCCGATCTCCGGCCAGATCGAAGTCGACGGCTCCAGAGTCCGCGCCGGTTCCGCCCGACGGATGAACCAGCTCGGTGTGGTGCTCGTGCCCGACAATCGCGCCCTGTTCACGCAGCTCACCACGCTCGAGAACCTGCGTGTGGCCAAGCGCGCCAGCCCACGCAGGGGACGGACGGTCGATGACGTGCTCGACCTGTTCCCCGTGCTGCGCAAGCGGGCGAACTTGAAGGCCGGGATGTTGTCGGGCGGCGAGCAACAGATGCTGGCGCTCGGGCGCGCCCTGGTGCAGGCACCGCGGGTGCTGCTGGTCGACGAGATGAGCATGGGCCTCGCGCCCGTCATCGTCGAGGGGCTGATGCCGCTCGTGCGAACGATCGCCGACACCACCGGCGCAGCGGTCGTGCTGGTCGAGCAGCACGCGCAGCTCGCGCTCGAAGTGGCTGATCAGGCGCTCGTGCTCGTGCACGGCGAGGTCTCGCTCCGTGCCCCGGCCGCGCAGCTGCTGCAGGACCGCGATCGCCTCGAGCAGGCGTACCTCGGTGCTGGCTGA
- a CDS encoding branched-chain amino acid ABC transporter permease/ATP-binding protein, with amino-acid sequence MTEHVSFLLLGIGNGAVFAALALALVVTYRSSGVLNFATGALALHAAYTYAFLRQGQLLNPIPPFASTIGIGGSLSMLPALVLTLLIEGLVGVLLYAVVFRPLRNAVPAAKAVASLGLAAVLTAMITQQAGSNQVLVGQIFPTTIYSIGSIHVAANRLWIAVTVVAVALGFAALYRFTPFGLATRAASESEVGALVSGVSPDRVALVNWALSAMVAGLAGVLIAPLTPLVPGTYTLFIVPALAAAVLGRMSALTPAVLGGLAIGMLRAEVVHLRGTYSFMPRAGAEELVPLVLVLLVLVVSGRPLPTRGMLVQATLGRAPRPRSVWLPALGGAAAGTIGLLTLEGSIRGALIYTFISAVIALSLVVVTGYAGQISLAQLTLAGVAGFSLTGMTTSWGIPFPIAPLLAAVVATAIGVVVGLPALRIRGLLVAIVTLTLAVALEAVWFRNSDFSGGANGARVVSPKLFGIDFSVGSGVAYPRRAFGFLCLAVLVAVAVGVAKLRKSSLGSAMLAVRADERSAAATGISVVRVKLLAFGIAAFIAGIGGCLIAYQQTTVTFQSYSALGGLDLFTTTYLAGITSVAGGVVAGIIAASGLVFTLVDRAIDFGQWFSIISGIGLIVTVMKNPEGLVGPLHLLIDKRRRARAVSHTGDPEESPAASAAAGEPGGEPPVVAAAGPAPPGGLGPALLAVNEVSVTYGGVKAVDQLSFEVPEGAIVGLIGPNGAGKTTAMDALCGFAKSTGTVSLGGRRLHGLKPHQRARMGLGRTFQGIDLYDDLSVAENVVVGQFAGTRKALRVLRGHDYAQVDRVLGDLGLQDRRDDPVRDLSQGQRQLVSVARALVSRPQLLLLDEPAGGLDTRESQWLAGRLRDVRAAGTTILLIDHDMGLVLNLCDLIYVVDFGELIASGTPSEVRASARVAEAYLGAARSEEVST; translated from the coding sequence GTGACCGAACACGTCAGCTTCCTCTTGCTCGGCATCGGCAACGGTGCCGTGTTCGCGGCGCTGGCGCTGGCGCTGGTGGTCACGTACCGGAGCTCGGGAGTCCTCAACTTCGCAACCGGCGCGCTCGCGCTGCACGCGGCGTACACGTACGCCTTCTTGCGTCAAGGCCAACTGCTGAACCCCATCCCGCCCTTCGCTTCGACCATCGGTATCGGCGGCTCGCTCTCGATGCTGCCCGCGCTGGTGCTCACGCTGCTCATCGAGGGGTTGGTCGGTGTCTTGCTCTACGCGGTCGTGTTCAGACCGTTGCGCAACGCGGTCCCGGCGGCCAAGGCCGTGGCGTCGCTGGGGCTCGCGGCGGTGCTGACCGCCATGATCACCCAGCAAGCGGGCTCCAACCAGGTTCTGGTCGGGCAGATCTTCCCCACCACGATCTACTCGATCGGCTCGATCCACGTGGCGGCCAACCGGTTGTGGATCGCCGTGACGGTGGTGGCGGTCGCCCTCGGGTTCGCGGCGCTCTATCGCTTCACGCCGTTCGGTCTCGCCACGCGCGCCGCGTCGGAGTCAGAAGTCGGCGCCCTCGTGTCCGGCGTGTCGCCCGATCGGGTGGCGCTCGTCAACTGGGCGTTGAGCGCGATGGTCGCGGGTCTCGCCGGAGTGTTGATCGCGCCCCTCACCCCGCTGGTGCCCGGTACGTACACGTTGTTCATCGTCCCGGCGCTCGCCGCCGCCGTGCTCGGCCGCATGTCGGCGTTGACCCCGGCCGTACTCGGTGGCCTGGCGATCGGCATGCTGCGCGCCGAGGTCGTGCACTTGCGGGGCACGTACTCCTTCATGCCGAGGGCCGGCGCCGAGGAGCTCGTGCCGCTGGTGCTGGTCTTGTTGGTCCTCGTCGTCAGCGGCCGGCCGCTGCCGACCCGCGGGATGCTCGTGCAGGCGACGCTCGGCCGGGCACCGCGACCTCGCAGCGTGTGGCTGCCGGCCCTGGGCGGTGCCGCGGCGGGCACGATCGGCCTCTTGACGCTCGAGGGCAGCATCCGCGGCGCGCTGATCTACACGTTCATCTCGGCTGTCATCGCGCTCTCCCTCGTGGTGGTCACCGGTTACGCGGGCCAGATCTCCCTTGCGCAGCTCACGCTGGCAGGAGTCGCCGGGTTCTCCTTGACGGGCATGACCACGTCCTGGGGGATCCCCTTCCCGATCGCCCCGCTCCTCGCCGCCGTGGTTGCCACCGCGATCGGTGTGGTGGTGGGCCTCCCTGCACTGCGCATACGGGGCTTGCTCGTGGCGATCGTGACGCTCACGCTCGCGGTCGCGCTCGAAGCGGTCTGGTTCCGGAACTCCGACTTCAGCGGGGGAGCGAACGGCGCCCGAGTCGTGTCGCCCAAGCTGTTCGGCATCGACTTCAGCGTCGGGTCCGGCGTCGCGTACCCGCGGCGGGCGTTCGGGTTCCTCTGCCTGGCCGTGCTCGTCGCAGTCGCGGTCGGGGTGGCCAAGCTCCGCAAGAGCAGCTTGGGCTCCGCCATGCTCGCCGTCCGCGCCGACGAGCGGTCTGCCGCGGCCACGGGTATCAGCGTCGTCCGAGTGAAGCTCCTGGCCTTCGGGATCGCCGCGTTCATCGCCGGCATCGGCGGGTGCCTCATCGCGTACCAACAGACGACGGTCACGTTCCAGAGCTACAGCGCTTTGGGCGGCCTCGACTTGTTCACCACCACGTACCTTGCGGGCATCACCTCGGTGGCCGGCGGTGTGGTGGCGGGCATCATCGCCGCGAGCGGCCTGGTCTTCACCCTCGTCGATCGGGCGATCGACTTCGGGCAGTGGTTCTCGATCATCTCGGGCATCGGCCTGATCGTCACGGTGATGAAGAACCCCGAGGGGCTGGTCGGCCCCCTCCACCTGCTCATCGACAAGCGCCGCCGCGCCCGCGCCGTGTCGCACACTGGCGACCCGGAGGAGTCGCCAGCTGCGTCGGCCGCGGCCGGCGAGCCTGGTGGCGAGCCGCCGGTCGTGGCGGCGGCTGGCCCAGCGCCGCCCGGCGGTCTCGGCCCGGCGCTGCTCGCGGTCAACGAGGTCTCGGTGACGTACGGCGGCGTGAAGGCTGTCGATCAGCTGTCGTTCGAGGTTCCCGAAGGTGCCATCGTCGGCCTCATCGGGCCGAACGGCGCCGGCAAGACCACCGCCATGGACGCGCTGTGCGGTTTTGCCAAGAGCACGGGCACGGTGTCGCTCGGCGGCCGTCGCTTGCACGGCCTCAAACCGCACCAGCGTGCGCGGATGGGGCTCGGTCGAACCTTCCAGGGCATCGACCTCTACGACGATCTGTCCGTCGCGGAGAACGTCGTGGTCGGCCAGTTCGCCGGCACCCGCAAGGCGCTGCGCGTGCTGCGCGGCCACGACTACGCGCAAGTCGATCGCGTGCTCGGCGACCTGGGCCTGCAGGACCGGCGCGACGATCCCGTGCGCGACTTGTCGCAAGGTCAACGCCAGCTGGTGTCCGTGGCCCGTGCGCTCGTGAGCCGTCCCCAGTTGTTGTTGCTCGACGAACCGGCTGGCGGTCTCGACACGCGGGAGAGCCAGTGGCTCGCCGGTCGCCTCCGCGACGTGCGGGCCGCCGGCACCACGATCTTGTTGATCGACCACGACATGGGTCTGGTGTTGAACTTGTGCGACCTGATCTACGTCGTCGACTTCGGCGAGCTGATCGCCTCGGGCACACCGTCGGAGGTGCGCGCCAGCGCCCGGGTGGCTGAGGCCTATCTCGGCGCCGCACGGTCTGAAGAAGTGTCGACGTGA
- a CDS encoding phosphotransferase family protein — protein sequence MASLPADLVSWMEDLAGGALVDSRRQPGGARKEAWFVDFEAPTGERRELFLRYDRSAPNPHADPWTLHRESEVYLALQDTEVIVPPVLGVHGEHQAMLSERLESDGNWFSRIADPDVALRTAQHFMEQLAALHRTDVRRLSLPGFPAPTTIPAMVRWELDEWERIIDARGGDPDPQLEFAMRWLRANIPDVDGPVVLVQGDTGPGNFMYRDGRVVAVVDWELAHLGDPMDDIAWLALRSTQDPFPDFPARLREYEALVGWEVDDERVRYYQVVAETKLLVMGHSPRRANRYVEVEGGGMDVGNGLIYGVLHRRLWFEAIAALLGLDLDAPPLAPDVDDDHDWLYQALLHQLREVVVPKIADPLAQQRAKGLARIVKHLREVNLHGQFYEQGELDDLAGALGAPPADVASGREALRVAARGGKVSDAAYLQVLWRRVARDEELLRSASGALADRHWPPLR from the coding sequence ATGGCCTCGCTCCCCGCGGATCTCGTGAGCTGGATGGAAGACCTCGCAGGGGGTGCGCTGGTCGACAGCCGGCGCCAGCCCGGCGGCGCGCGCAAAGAAGCGTGGTTCGTCGATTTCGAAGCACCGACGGGGGAGCGGCGCGAGCTCTTCCTCCGCTACGACCGCAGCGCGCCGAACCCGCACGCCGACCCGTGGACGCTGCATCGCGAGAGTGAGGTGTACCTGGCGCTGCAGGACACCGAGGTGATCGTGCCGCCGGTGCTCGGCGTGCACGGGGAGCACCAGGCCATGCTCTCGGAGCGCCTCGAGTCCGACGGCAACTGGTTCTCGCGCATCGCGGATCCCGACGTCGCGCTCCGCACGGCGCAGCACTTCATGGAGCAGCTCGCTGCACTGCACCGCACCGATGTACGCCGCTTGTCGCTACCGGGCTTCCCGGCGCCCACCACCATCCCCGCCATGGTCCGCTGGGAGCTCGACGAGTGGGAACGCATCATCGACGCCCGCGGTGGCGACCCCGACCCGCAGCTCGAGTTCGCCATGCGCTGGCTGCGCGCCAACATCCCTGATGTCGACGGGCCGGTGGTGCTGGTGCAAGGCGACACCGGCCCCGGCAACTTCATGTACCGGGACGGCCGGGTGGTGGCCGTGGTCGATTGGGAGCTCGCCCATCTCGGCGACCCCATGGACGACATTGCCTGGTTGGCGCTGCGCAGCACGCAGGACCCGTTCCCCGACTTCCCGGCGCGGCTGCGCGAGTACGAAGCGTTGGTGGGATGGGAAGTCGACGACGAGCGGGTGCGCTACTACCAGGTCGTCGCCGAGACGAAGCTCCTCGTGATGGGGCACTCGCCCCGGCGGGCCAACCGTTACGTGGAGGTCGAGGGCGGAGGCATGGATGTGGGCAACGGCCTCATTTACGGCGTCCTCCACCGGCGGCTCTGGTTCGAGGCGATCGCGGCGCTCCTGGGCCTCGATCTCGACGCGCCGCCGCTCGCCCCCGACGTCGACGACGACCACGACTGGCTGTACCAGGCCTTGCTGCACCAGCTCCGTGAGGTGGTGGTGCCGAAGATCGCCGACCCGCTGGCCCAGCAGCGTGCCAAAGGCTTGGCCCGCATCGTCAAGCACTTGCGCGAGGTGAACCTGCACGGCCAGTTCTACGAGCAAGGCGAGCTGGACGACCTCGCCGGTGCGTTGGGCGCGCCCCCCGCCGACGTGGCGTCGGGACGCGAGGCGCTCCGCGTGGCGGCGCGCGGCGGGAAGGTGTCGGACGCGGCGTACTTGCAGGTGCTGTGGCGGCGGGTTGCGCGCGACGAGGAGCTGCTGCGCTCCGCGTCGGGTGCGTTGGCCGATCGGCACTGGCCCCCGTTGCGCTGA
- a CDS encoding CoA transferase yields MTQPLEGIRIVEVAAWTFVPGAGAVLADLGADVIKVEPPTGDPQRGLMNLLARPDAPRANPFVEIPNRGKRSVTIDLASEAGHTLLLELVATADVFLTSYLPKVRTKLQLDLADIRAANPDVIYAAGSGWGARGPMADTGGFDLAAAWASASMAYKMSRDGGEPMYQPAAFFDLQGSNTIAGAIGTALFHRERTGEATEIDVALLHVGMWALSPDIMSGPIVGSIPVPPRTMSPNPLVNSYRTKDERWLYLVCLQADRHWQELCTVLERPDLAADERFADLATRAANSTACIAALDEIFAGHTLAEWQARLAGFTGVWAAALSPAEVHDHVQVGLNGFLPEVAASDGSTYRLPAPPAQFGGEAAVPRGPAPELGQHTEELLLELGRSWEDIAELRDSGALG; encoded by the coding sequence ATGACCCAGCCACTCGAAGGCATCCGGATCGTCGAAGTCGCCGCGTGGACCTTCGTGCCGGGCGCGGGCGCGGTCCTCGCCGACCTCGGGGCCGACGTCATCAAAGTGGAACCACCCACCGGCGATCCCCAGCGCGGCTTGATGAACTTGTTGGCGCGCCCCGACGCCCCGCGCGCGAACCCGTTCGTCGAGATACCCAACCGCGGCAAGCGAAGCGTCACGATCGACCTGGCGTCGGAGGCCGGCCACACGTTGCTGCTCGAGCTGGTGGCCACTGCCGACGTCTTCCTCACCAGCTACCTGCCCAAAGTGCGCACCAAGCTCCAGCTCGACCTCGCCGACATCCGCGCGGCCAACCCCGACGTGATCTACGCGGCAGGGAGCGGTTGGGGCGCCCGCGGGCCCATGGCAGACACCGGCGGTTTCGACCTCGCTGCGGCATGGGCCTCGGCGTCGATGGCTTACAAGATGAGCCGCGACGGCGGCGAGCCGATGTACCAGCCGGCCGCGTTCTTCGACCTCCAAGGTTCCAACACGATCGCCGGCGCGATCGGTACCGCGCTGTTCCACCGCGAGCGCACCGGCGAGGCCACCGAGATCGACGTGGCGCTGTTGCACGTGGGCATGTGGGCGCTCAGTCCCGACATCATGTCGGGCCCGATCGTCGGATCGATCCCCGTGCCACCGCGGACGATGTCACCGAACCCGCTCGTCAACTCCTACCGGACCAAGGACGAGCGCTGGCTGTACCTCGTGTGCCTCCAAGCCGACCGGCACTGGCAGGAGCTGTGCACGGTGCTCGAGCGACCCGACCTCGCCGCCGACGAGCGCTTCGCCGACCTGGCCACGCGGGCCGCCAACTCCACCGCGTGCATCGCCGCGCTCGATGAGATCTTCGCCGGTCACACGCTGGCCGAGTGGCAAGCGCGCCTCGCCGGCTTCACTGGCGTGTGGGCGGCGGCCTTGTCGCCCGCCGAAGTGCACGACCACGTGCAGGTGGGGCTCAACGGCTTCCTCCCCGAGGTGGCAGCGAGCGACGGCAGCACGTACCGCCTTCCCGCGCCGCCTGCGCAGTTCGGCGGCGAGGCGGCTGTCCCGCGCGGTCCGGCACCGGAGCTCGGCCAGCACACTGAGGAGCTGTTGCTCGAGCTCGGGCGCAGCTGGGAAGACATCGCCGAGCTGCGGGATTCCGGCGCGCTCGGCTGA